A segment of the Synechococcus sp. CBW1002 genome:
GCTCTCAAGCTGGGTTACCTCTCGATCGAGCAGGTGATCGAGGGCCTGGCCCAGCGCCCGCCCCTCACCCACGTGGCCCTGACGGGCCGGGGGGCGCCACCAGCCTTGCTGGAACGGGCCGATCTGGTCACGGAGATGAAGCTGGTCCGCCACCCCTTCCGCGAGCAGGGGGTGAAGGCCCAGGCGGGCATCGAATTCTGAGCCTGTTTCCGTCGGGTGACCGAGGTCAGCCCAGGTCCCGCTGCAGCGGCGTCAGAGCATGCAGCAGCACTGACAGACCGCTGACCAGCACAGCACGATGAACCTCCGGTTCACTCCAGAAACCCGGCTGGTCGTTGCCCCGCTCCAGGGCTGAGAGAGTGAGCCGGGCCAGCACGGCGCTGGAGCGCGGTGCCTGGGGATCGCTGGCCATCGGGCACGGGGCGAAGGAAGGAGCCGAGGACCTCTGGGGCCGCATGGAACCAGCACCACCCTCAAGCCTTCCTTGGATCGGGGTTGGCATGGTTGCTACGGTGCGGGCGATTGTGGATGTCGATGGCCTACAAGCGCGTCCTCCTGAAGCTCAGCGGCGAGGCGCTGATGGGCGACCAGGGTTATGGCATCGATCCCGCCATCGTTCAGTCGATCGCCAGGGATGTGGCCGAGGTGGTGGCCAGCGGCACGGAGCTGGCCATCGTGGTGGGCGGCGGCAACATCTTCCGGGGCCTTAAAGGTTCCGCCGCCGGCATGGACCGGGCCACCGCCGACTACGTGGGTATGCTCGCCACCGTGATGAATGCCATCACCCTGCAGGATGGCCTCGAGCAGGCCGGCATCCCGACCCGGGTGCAGAGCGCCATTTCGATGCAGGAGGTGGCGGAGCCCTACATCCGTCGCCGTGCCATCCGACACCTCGAAAAGGGCCGGGTGGTGATCTTCGGGGCCGGCTGCGGCAATCCCTTCTTCACCACCGACACCACCGCCGCCCTGCGGGCGGCGGAAATCAATGCCGATGTGGTGTTCAAAGCCACCAAGGTGGACGGCGTCTACGACATGGATCCGGCCAAGCACCCTGACGCGGTGCGCTACGACACGCTCACCTTCCTGGACGTGCTCAGCGGCGAACTGGAAGTGATGGACAGCACCGCGATCGCGCTGTGCAAGGACAATGCCATCCCGATCGTGGTGTTTGACCTGTTTGGTGCGGGCAACATCGGGCGGGCCGTTTCAGGCCAGTCGATCGGAACCCGTATCGTTCCCTCGCGTTGACCACTGTTGTGCTGAGCATCACCGTGCGCTGAGCACCGTGGCGTGACCTTCGCGCCGTTTCGACTGCATCCCTTCTGCGTCATCCCGTCATGGATCTCGAAGCCAGCATGCGCAAGTCGGTGGAAGCCACCCAGCGCACCTTCAACACCATCCGCACCGGTCGGGCCAACCCCTCCCTGCTCGACAAGATCAGTGTGGAGTACTACGGCGCTGAAACTCCGCTGAAATCGCTCGCCACGATCACCACCCCCGATTCACAGACGATCCAGATCCAGCCCTTCGACAGCGGCTCGATCAGCCTGATCGAAAAGGCGATCGCCATGAGCGATCTGGGGCTAACCCCCAACAACGACGGCAAATCGATCCGCATCAACATCCCACCCCTGACCGAGGATCGGCGCAAGGAATTCTGCAAGCTCGCCTCAAAATACGCCGAGGAGGGCAAGGTGGCCTTGCGCAACATCCGCCGCGATGGCATTGACCGGATCAAGAAACTGGAGAAGGAGGGAGAGTTCTCTGAGGATCAGAGCCGAGACGAGCAGGAGAAGGTGCAGAAGCTCACCGACCGCTTCATCAGCGAACTGGAGAAGCATCTGACCACCAAGGAAGCTGAGATCCTCAAGGTCTGAGGGCTGATCCTTTGACGCGTGATGTCGAGGTGATCGTGCTGGGGGCTGGCGCCGCCGGCGCCGCTGCTGCCTTCCATCTCAGCCACGCCGGCCGCCGGGTGCTGCTGTTGGAGCGCCAGAGCTGGCCGCGGCCCAAGGCCTGTGGCGGCGGCATGGCCGCATCGGTGCAGCGCTGGTTCCCCTTCGATCTCAGCCCGGCGGTGGACCGGGTGATCCGCCGGGTGCGCTTCACCTGGAATCTGGAGGATCCTGTCACGGCCGAGCTCCCCGGAGAGGCGCCGTTCTGGATCGTGCGCCGCCAGCGGCTTGATCAATATCTGGTCGAGCAGGCGGTGGCGGCGGGCTGCAGCCTGGAGAGCCGCTGGAGCGCGAGCGACGTGAGCCGCCATGACTCCCTCTGGCAGGTGCGCAGTGACGACGGCCGCCTGGTACGGGCAAACGCCCTGGTGATTGCCGATGGCTCCACCTCCGCCTTCAGCGCACCGCTGGGGCTGGGCCCGGCCCGGCCCCGCTTTGCCACCACCCTGGCCGCCGAGGTGGATCGAACCACCCAAACCCCGGCAGGCGAAGCCAGCGCCCATGACGATGACACCGCCCATTTCGAGTTCGGCCTGGTGCACCACGGCTTCTGCTGGGCCTTCCCCCGCCAGGGGGGCATGAGCCTGGGGGTGGGTACCTTCATCGGCCGGGACCCGGCCGACCATGCGGCCGTGCTGGAGCGGATGCTGCCCAGCCTCGGCTATGCGGCCACGGCCGGTGAGCGCCGTGGCGCTCCCCTGCGCGTCTGGGACGGCCACCACCGCCTGCATGGCGATGGAGTGATCGCCGTGGGAGATGCCGCCTCACTCTGCGATCCATTCCTGGCGGAAGGGCTGCGACCGGCCCTGATGAGCGGCAGCAGCGGCGCCGCCTGCCTGGAGCGCTGGTTGGCGGGAGACACCAAGGCTCTCGGGGCCTACACCAGCCAGATGCGAGCCGACTGGGGCGAGTCGATGGCCTGGGGCCGGCGGATCGCCCAGGTGTTTTACCGCTTCCCGCGGGTGGGCTATCAGCTGGGGATCAAACGCCCTACCGCGCCGCAGCGCATCGCCCAGATCCTTTCAGGATCGATGGGCTACGGCGACATCGCCCAACGGGTGATCCGCAGGTTGCTGCTGCAACAGGGCTGAAACAGAGCTGACCCGGCGCAGCACATCCGAAGGAACTTGAGAGCCTCTGGCGTACAGCCTCGACAGCGCCAGGCTCCATGGCCGGGCCAGCTGGCGTGATCAGGGCTTGATGCAGTCTTTGAGGTGCCGCAGCCGCTGATCGATCGAGCCGAGCAGCTCAATGGCGAACATGGGAGATTCCTGCACCGCAAACAGGAACTTCTCCCGGTTCATCACCAGCAGCCTGCAGGGACTGAGGGCACGGGCATTGCCATAGCGGCGGTGTTCGTGGGTGACGAGCGCGCCGGCCCCGAACACATCACCGGCCTCGATCTGCTCGTGGCCGGTGTCCCCATTCCAGCTGAGCTGGACCGTGCCCTCCAGAACGCCGAACATGCAGTCGCCGGATTCGCCGGAGCGGAAGATCAGCTCACCCTGGGGAACGGAGACCACCTCGCCGGTGCTGGCCAGGGCGCGCATCGTATCCAGGGCGTTCACAGAAAGCAGGGAGAAGTGACTCCACAGTGTCGCCGATGCCGGGCCCGATCGGGTTAACGGTGCCTCAAGGCCGGCGACTGGAGACGCGGCAGGAGTGACTCACTCCCTCAACGACTCAGGGCCAGCGCGGCTCCCAGACCGCCGCGCACATCCTCAGGGGCGAGCCGGCCATCGCTGTCGGTGTCGAGGGCATCAAACACCGCATCGCTGCCGAGCCACTCCTCACGGGTGATGCAGCCATCGCCATCAAGATCGTTGAGCAGGAAAATCTCCTGCACCGCATGGGTGAAGGCAGCTCCGCCCTCCAGCACCGCCAGTCGGTGGGCCAGCTGGGCCTCCAGAGTTTCGATCGCCTTGGAGAAACCGCGGATGCCCTCATCGAGCTTCTCGGAGGCCATGGGGTCCTCCGCCAGCATGGCGCGGAACCCCGCCTCATCCAGGCTGATGCGCGGCTCACTCGGCGCCGGATCGCTGCCGTTGAGCTTGCGGGGCAGCTCTGCCTCGGTGCTGCGCAACTGATCCAGCAGGGCCGGTGAGATCGTCAGCAGATCACACCCCGCCAGCTCAAGAATCTCGTCCAGGTTGCGGAAGCTGGCTCCCATCACCTCGGTGCGGTAGCCGTAGGTCTTGAAGTAATTGAAGATCCGTGTCACCGACACCACGCCGGGATCCTCGGCACCGGGGTAGTGATCGCGACCGGTTGATTTCTTGTACCAATCCAGGATGCGCCCCACGAAGGGAGAGATCAACGTGACGCCGGCTTCAGCCGCTGCCACAGCCTGGGCAAAGCCGAACAGCAGCGTGAGATTGCAGTGGATGCCGTCCTTCTCCAGCCGCTCAGCAGCCTGGATGCCCTCCCAGGTGGAGGCGATCTTGATCAGCACCCGTTCGCGACCAATCCCCGCCTGCTCGTAGAGACCGATCAGTTTGTGGGCCTTGGCCACCGTGGCCTCGGTGTCGTAGCTGAGGCGGGCATCCACCTCGGTGGAGACACGACCAGGCACGATCTGCAGAATCTCCTTGCCGAAGGTGACGCAGATCTCGTCGAGGGCTTCGTTCACCACCTCCTCGGCCGGAGCCTCCGCGCCGATCACTGCCCGCGATTCCTGCAGCGAGCGGTCGATCAGGTTCTGGTAGGTGGGAATCTGGGCCGCCGCCAGGATCAACGACGGGTTGGTGGTGGCATCCCGCGGTGTGAACTGTCGAATCGCA
Coding sequences within it:
- a CDS encoding transaldolase, which encodes MANLLDQLAAMTVVVADTGDIDAIRQFTPRDATTNPSLILAAAQIPTYQNLIDRSLQESRAVIGAEAPAEEVVNEALDEICVTFGKEILQIVPGRVSTEVDARLSYDTEATVAKAHKLIGLYEQAGIGRERVLIKIASTWEGIQAAERLEKDGIHCNLTLLFGFAQAVAAAEAGVTLISPFVGRILDWYKKSTGRDHYPGAEDPGVVSVTRIFNYFKTYGYRTEVMGASFRNLDEILELAGCDLLTISPALLDQLRSTEAELPRKLNGSDPAPSEPRISLDEAGFRAMLAEDPMASEKLDEGIRGFSKAIETLEAQLAHRLAVLEGGAAFTHAVQEIFLLNDLDGDGCITREEWLGSDAVFDALDTDSDGRLAPEDVRGGLGAALALSR
- the pyrH gene encoding UMP kinase codes for the protein MAYKRVLLKLSGEALMGDQGYGIDPAIVQSIARDVAEVVASGTELAIVVGGGNIFRGLKGSAAGMDRATADYVGMLATVMNAITLQDGLEQAGIPTRVQSAISMQEVAEPYIRRRAIRHLEKGRVVIFGAGCGNPFFTTDTTAALRAAEINADVVFKATKVDGVYDMDPAKHPDAVRYDTLTFLDVLSGELEVMDSTAIALCKDNAIPIVVFDLFGAGNIGRAVSGQSIGTRIVPSR
- a CDS encoding Crp/Fnr family transcriptional regulator, with the translated sequence MNALDTMRALASTGEVVSVPQGELIFRSGESGDCMFGVLEGTVQLSWNGDTGHEQIEAGDVFGAGALVTHEHRRYGNARALSPCRLLVMNREKFLFAVQESPMFAIELLGSIDQRLRHLKDCIKP
- the frr gene encoding ribosome recycling factor codes for the protein MDLEASMRKSVEATQRTFNTIRTGRANPSLLDKISVEYYGAETPLKSLATITTPDSQTIQIQPFDSGSISLIEKAIAMSDLGLTPNNDGKSIRINIPPLTEDRRKEFCKLASKYAEEGKVALRNIRRDGIDRIKKLEKEGEFSEDQSRDEQEKVQKLTDRFISELEKHLTTKEAEILKV
- a CDS encoding geranylgeranyl reductase family protein, whose protein sequence is MTRDVEVIVLGAGAAGAAAAFHLSHAGRRVLLLERQSWPRPKACGGGMAASVQRWFPFDLSPAVDRVIRRVRFTWNLEDPVTAELPGEAPFWIVRRQRLDQYLVEQAVAAGCSLESRWSASDVSRHDSLWQVRSDDGRLVRANALVIADGSTSAFSAPLGLGPARPRFATTLAAEVDRTTQTPAGEASAHDDDTAHFEFGLVHHGFCWAFPRQGGMSLGVGTFIGRDPADHAAVLERMLPSLGYAATAGERRGAPLRVWDGHHRLHGDGVIAVGDAASLCDPFLAEGLRPALMSGSSGAACLERWLAGDTKALGAYTSQMRADWGESMAWGRRIAQVFYRFPRVGYQLGIKRPTAPQRIAQILSGSMGYGDIAQRVIRRLLLQQG